One Alicyclobacillus acidoterrestris DNA window includes the following coding sequences:
- a CDS encoding HAD family hydrolase has product MATRWLISTDLDGTLLHANGYPSARARAAFARIHEAGHVIVLASGRHWDHMEHVAQFLGVPCYVVASNGAWIGRQDGQVLKHQRIDASIAKRLEQALVGLPTVVTVTTDDERLLLRSGDETIRTRFAWPARVVDEIGDEAVYKLTVLMQDGVMEQVLARLTAAFSDEDIEFTRTDDRTVDINAKGISKGQAIALLADGIGIERGHTIAFGNEMNDASMLSQAGIGVAVADANPDLFAYADTRTHASYEDGVARWLEAFFVDEQVS; this is encoded by the coding sequence ATGGCAACTAGATGGTTGATTAGCACGGACTTAGATGGGACGTTGTTGCATGCAAATGGGTACCCAAGCGCGCGTGCGCGTGCGGCGTTTGCACGGATTCACGAGGCGGGACACGTGATTGTGTTGGCCAGTGGCCGGCACTGGGACCATATGGAGCACGTGGCCCAGTTTCTTGGCGTGCCGTGCTATGTGGTGGCATCCAATGGCGCGTGGATTGGGCGGCAGGATGGGCAAGTACTCAAGCATCAACGGATTGACGCGTCGATTGCCAAAAGGCTTGAGCAGGCACTTGTCGGGTTGCCCACGGTGGTGACGGTGACGACAGACGACGAGCGCTTATTGCTGCGATCGGGGGACGAAACTATCCGGACGCGTTTCGCGTGGCCGGCGCGCGTGGTGGACGAGATCGGGGACGAGGCAGTCTATAAATTGACGGTGCTCATGCAGGACGGTGTGATGGAACAGGTACTTGCGAGATTGACCGCTGCGTTTTCAGACGAGGACATCGAGTTTACGCGCACGGACGACCGGACTGTCGACATCAACGCGAAAGGGATATCGAAAGGACAGGCGATTGCACTGTTGGCGGATGGGATTGGGATTGAACGCGGGCATACCATCGCCTTTGGCAACGAGATGAACGACGCTTCGATGTTGTCTCAGGCAGGGATTGGCGTGGCCGTCGCCGACGCGAATCCGGATTTGTTTGCCTATGCCGACACGCGCACGCACGCGTCCTACGAGGACGGCGTCGCGCGGTGGCTTGAAGCGTTTTTCGTCGATGAACAGGTGTCCTAA
- a CDS encoding WD40/YVTN/BNR-like repeat-containing protein, which translates to MQFAPLQRVACSCLLIFCLAGCTTPFARSTPASVTSKPDHSAAEQSTDTSAAQGNPLTATSSGDATFEDKLHLRDAHLQMLDTSKGFAWGYVGHTFKLYKTTDGCVTWQNIAPPAIPSYDVSSLGPGNIGYTDAYFIGTANGYLGALAFMQADGVHVLTSTETDDSHDSHLWHKVVVPSPGDATHIGQICFTTPKYGWMLLLGDGASGAAPKYLYRTTNGGMTWQEVNSSTAALPHNGVDVDMTFSQDGVHGILTTVDPLTHSPIVEETSDGGRHWQTVLDSLTGIHLTDSVTDVTPFTPTLENGMEHAEFFVESPDGDKLLMIAKEMKGGLISHTLSVSNVQALTWSESAATVVSRKDDRDIVMHSDDDGQDWRTVGSIPDSLADDTTTVQDFQMFGQVGWLLLQNDTLTPTLLKTTDGGAHWTTV; encoded by the coding sequence GTGCAATTCGCTCCCTTGCAACGCGTGGCCTGCAGCTGTCTCTTAATCTTTTGCCTGGCTGGCTGCACGACGCCATTCGCGCGTTCTACTCCAGCGAGTGTCACATCCAAACCCGACCACAGTGCCGCTGAGCAATCAACCGACACGAGTGCAGCCCAAGGCAACCCGCTAACGGCTACAAGCAGTGGCGATGCCACCTTCGAAGACAAACTGCACCTGCGCGACGCACATCTGCAGATGTTAGACACTTCGAAGGGCTTTGCGTGGGGATACGTTGGGCATACGTTCAAACTGTATAAGACCACCGACGGCTGTGTAACATGGCAAAATATTGCACCACCTGCGATACCATCATATGACGTCTCGTCACTAGGCCCGGGCAATATTGGCTACACAGATGCCTACTTTATCGGCACAGCGAATGGATACCTAGGGGCGCTCGCGTTCATGCAGGCGGACGGGGTTCACGTACTGACAAGCACCGAGACCGACGACAGCCATGACAGCCACCTGTGGCACAAAGTGGTGGTTCCATCGCCTGGAGACGCGACGCATATCGGTCAAATCTGCTTTACGACGCCCAAATACGGGTGGATGTTGTTACTCGGCGATGGCGCCAGCGGTGCAGCGCCCAAATATCTGTACCGCACCACGAATGGCGGAATGACGTGGCAGGAGGTAAATTCGTCCACCGCTGCCCTTCCCCACAATGGCGTGGATGTCGATATGACTTTTTCTCAAGACGGCGTACACGGCATCCTCACCACGGTGGATCCGCTGACCCACTCTCCCATTGTGGAAGAGACCTCAGACGGGGGGCGGCATTGGCAGACTGTTCTCGATTCCCTGACCGGAATTCATCTAACAGACTCCGTCACGGATGTAACACCATTTACGCCCACGCTGGAAAACGGAATGGAGCACGCGGAATTTTTTGTGGAGTCACCCGACGGCGACAAACTTCTGATGATTGCCAAGGAAATGAAGGGTGGCTTGATATCGCACACGTTGTCCGTCAGCAATGTCCAAGCCCTGACTTGGAGCGAATCAGCGGCGACAGTCGTGTCGCGAAAGGACGACCGAGATATCGTCATGCACAGTGATGACGACGGACAGGACTGGAGGACTGTCGGAAGTATTCCGGACTCCTTGGCTGATGACACGACAACTGTACAAGACTTCCAAATGTTTGGCCAAGTAGGTTGGCTGTTGCTTCAAAATGATACACTCACGCCAACCCTACTAAAGACCACCGACGGAGGGGCACACTGGACGACGGTGTAG
- a CDS encoding Gfo/Idh/MocA family protein, with translation MKQEAGMMRNEDAVRFALHGYGYIGRVHVLASQLNIAAAVPAPVTIWDTAVVRHLDSASAHQAKKTFACVTDQLSALADRDIDAIDIASPNIAHTAAIEHAVKAQWGIYCEKPVSHTLAETKRLAALVNSAGLTNQVALIYRFHPAVIEARDWISSGSLGRPLTFRAELMHGGYLNPQRAMSWRLENSVSGGGATIDLGIHLFDTIHMLLGQVARVSATTETLVKRRQGASGEQVVDVDDWASATLWMQDGAVGTVEVSRVHYGRERDFIEIVCEKGVVYIPLDAYCGAQVHTYRADVTFAPPKHSPVVQPLGAKFAANAHLNLHATSLAAFTQRMAGAELDIPVATFDEAVAAQAVVEAVLASGQRAGEHVVIA, from the coding sequence TTGAAACAGGAGGCAGGCATGATGCGAAATGAGGATGCGGTTCGCTTTGCGTTACACGGTTATGGATACATTGGGCGCGTTCACGTGTTGGCGAGCCAGTTGAACATCGCTGCGGCAGTTCCGGCACCAGTGACCATCTGGGATACGGCCGTCGTACGCCATCTCGACAGCGCGAGTGCGCACCAGGCGAAAAAGACGTTTGCGTGCGTTACAGATCAATTGTCGGCGCTTGCGGACAGGGATATCGACGCTATCGATATCGCCTCCCCGAACATCGCCCACACCGCAGCGATTGAGCACGCTGTGAAGGCTCAGTGGGGAATTTACTGTGAGAAGCCAGTGAGCCATACGCTTGCGGAGACAAAACGGCTCGCGGCGCTCGTCAACAGTGCAGGTCTTACCAATCAGGTTGCGCTCATTTACCGGTTTCATCCAGCTGTCATCGAGGCGCGAGATTGGATCTCGTCTGGCTCCCTCGGCCGCCCTCTGACATTTCGAGCGGAGCTCATGCACGGCGGTTATTTAAACCCCCAGCGCGCAATGTCTTGGCGCCTCGAGAACAGCGTTTCGGGTGGCGGTGCGACCATCGATTTAGGAATCCACCTGTTTGACACGATACATATGCTGCTCGGCCAGGTTGCGCGCGTCTCGGCCACCACCGAGACATTAGTAAAACGCCGTCAGGGGGCGTCCGGCGAGCAGGTCGTCGACGTCGATGACTGGGCATCGGCGACATTGTGGATGCAGGATGGTGCGGTTGGCACCGTTGAGGTATCGCGGGTACACTATGGACGTGAACGGGATTTTATTGAAATTGTCTGCGAAAAAGGTGTCGTGTACATTCCACTCGACGCGTATTGTGGCGCCCAAGTGCATACCTATCGCGCCGATGTGACGTTCGCTCCACCCAAGCACTCGCCTGTCGTTCAACCACTTGGCGCAAAATTTGCGGCCAATGCGCATCTCAATCTGCACGCGACGAGTCTCGCCGCCTTTACACAGCGGATGGCTGGGGCAGAACTGGACATTCCCGTTGCCACCTTCGACGAGGCGGTTGCCGCGCAGGCTGTCGTCGAAGCGGTCCTTGCCTCTGGGCAGCGTGCAGGTGAGCACGTGGTTATCGCGTGA
- a CDS encoding aldehyde dehydrogenase family protein, whose amino-acid sequence MVGISQLWIDGEWVDAKRHVPLENPHTGEVIAQIGYASVDDARDAIESARRAFESFRKVPAWQRAHILRSAAQLISDRTGELAETIARESGKPLKAARGEVERTVQTYLFAAEAARDIRGESVPLDAAPHGENHTAYTIYEPMGVVAAITPFNFPMNLVAHKVGPAIAAGNTIVLKPAEHTPLSALVLAKIFKDAGLPDGVLNIIPGDGKELSEILTTHPDVAFVTFTGSPRVGKLIRAQAGLRKVTLELGSNSPLIIDEGFSDTELSKIADETTAGAFSYNGQVCISIQRILVHRSIYDKFTQMVAERAKALKIGNPLDEDTDISALINQDAADRLATWLKHAVDKGAKIVTGGKIDGRVMEPTVLTDVPADAEFSQEEAFGPVALFAPFDDWDEAIRVANSTPYGLNAGVFTKNIDHALHATRELQMGAVLINQIPTFRVDQMPYGGVKQSGTGREGVRYAMQDMMEIKMVAFRTGAFSE is encoded by the coding sequence ATGGTTGGAATATCACAGTTGTGGATAGACGGAGAGTGGGTCGATGCGAAGCGTCACGTGCCGCTGGAGAATCCACACACGGGCGAAGTGATTGCACAAATCGGCTATGCATCAGTCGATGACGCCCGCGACGCAATTGAGTCGGCGCGGCGAGCATTTGAATCGTTTCGCAAGGTGCCAGCCTGGCAGCGCGCACACATTCTGCGATCTGCGGCGCAACTGATTTCTGATAGAACCGGGGAGTTGGCAGAGACCATCGCACGCGAGTCCGGGAAGCCGTTGAAAGCCGCCCGCGGCGAGGTCGAACGGACGGTACAAACCTACCTGTTTGCAGCCGAGGCCGCGCGGGATATTCGCGGTGAGTCGGTGCCACTCGACGCAGCGCCGCACGGCGAAAATCACACGGCGTACACGATTTATGAACCAATGGGCGTCGTGGCGGCGATTACTCCGTTTAATTTCCCGATGAACCTCGTGGCCCACAAAGTCGGCCCCGCAATTGCGGCGGGGAACACAATTGTCTTAAAGCCCGCAGAGCACACACCGTTGTCCGCGCTCGTGTTGGCCAAGATCTTCAAGGATGCTGGCCTCCCGGATGGTGTACTCAACATTATTCCAGGCGACGGTAAGGAACTTAGCGAGATTCTCACGACGCACCCCGATGTCGCATTCGTCACCTTCACGGGCAGCCCGCGCGTCGGCAAATTGATTCGTGCTCAGGCTGGTCTGCGCAAGGTCACGCTGGAATTGGGATCGAATTCGCCGCTCATCATCGACGAAGGATTCAGCGATACGGAACTGAGCAAAATTGCCGACGAAACGACCGCGGGGGCGTTTAGCTACAATGGGCAAGTCTGCATCTCCATTCAGCGCATCCTGGTTCACCGCAGTATCTACGACAAGTTCACGCAGATGGTGGCCGAGCGCGCCAAAGCGCTGAAAATCGGCAATCCTCTGGACGAAGACACGGACATTTCCGCGCTTATCAACCAGGATGCGGCCGATAGACTGGCGACGTGGCTCAAGCACGCCGTGGACAAAGGCGCGAAAATTGTCACGGGCGGCAAGATTGATGGGCGCGTGATGGAGCCTACCGTCCTGACCGACGTTCCTGCAGATGCAGAGTTCAGCCAGGAGGAAGCTTTCGGGCCAGTCGCATTGTTCGCCCCGTTCGATGACTGGGACGAGGCGATTCGCGTCGCGAACAGCACGCCGTACGGCTTGAACGCCGGTGTCTTCACAAAGAATATCGATCACGCCCTCCACGCCACCCGCGAACTCCAAATGGGCGCGGTGCTCATCAATCAAATCCCGACATTCCGCGTCGATCAGATGCCTTACGGCGGCGTCAAACAGAGTGGCACTGGCCGCGAAGGCGTCCGCTACGCGATGCAGGACATGATGGAGATTAAAATGGTCGCCTTCCGCACGGGCGCGTTTTCTGAGTGA
- the trmB gene encoding tRNA (guanosine(46)-N7)-methyltransferase TrmB: MRYRGARHLPEWLEQGAAVLRDNRKDDLTDTFQAIDKPICIEVGCGRGGFIRQMAKLWPDVMFIGIDKVPAVIAKAAATSVEQGLTNVLFIIGDIEDIAPKLDTHRVQQIFLNFSDPWPKARHANRRLTAHKKLDIYARLLSEDGVLEQKTDNQAFFEWSVESIADAGWSLLRVERGFAAVDVEAGGVEASGVGAGSMGTSGVGAGGTISSQFVQTEYEQKFRAQGIPIHYLCARPPKA; this comes from the coding sequence ATGCGCTACCGTGGAGCTCGCCACTTACCTGAGTGGCTAGAACAAGGGGCGGCAGTGTTGCGCGACAACCGCAAAGACGACCTGACCGACACCTTTCAGGCAATAGATAAACCCATTTGCATCGAAGTTGGCTGCGGCCGAGGTGGTTTCATACGCCAAATGGCAAAACTGTGGCCAGATGTGATGTTCATAGGCATCGACAAAGTTCCCGCAGTCATCGCCAAAGCCGCCGCTACTTCTGTGGAACAGGGACTGACGAACGTCCTGTTCATCATCGGCGACATCGAGGATATTGCACCCAAATTGGATACGCATCGCGTCCAACAAATCTTCCTGAACTTTTCCGATCCGTGGCCGAAAGCCCGCCATGCAAACCGCCGGCTGACCGCGCACAAAAAGCTAGACATCTATGCCCGCCTGCTGTCCGAGGACGGCGTACTCGAGCAAAAGACGGACAACCAGGCGTTCTTTGAATGGTCTGTCGAATCCATTGCCGATGCAGGCTGGTCGCTGCTGCGCGTCGAACGGGGATTTGCGGCAGTGGACGTGGAGGCTGGCGGTGTGGAAGCCAGTGGCGTGGGAGCCGGGAGTATGGGAACCAGCGGCGTGGGAGCCGGGGGCACGATTTCCAGCCAGTTTGTCCAAACCGAGTACGAGCAGAAATTCCGCGCTCAAGGCATACCGATTCACTACCTGTGCGCACGGCCGCCGAAGGCGTGA
- the gluQRS gene encoding tRNA glutamyl-Q(34) synthetase GluQRS, which produces MRRGRFAPSPTGELHIGNAFTAVLSWLQMRSAFGAFVLRIEDIDGARSKSEYVQQTLADLRWLGLDWDEGPDVEGPYGPYCQQERLSLYEEALSQLEAHGRLYPCFCSRAQLAQVASAPHGLFADEPRYPGICRDLTPAQQAELAVHKHPALRFRVPEGEISFVDAVAGVQRVDMAMGGDFIVRRADGVFAYQLSVVVDDAEMGVTDVLRGMDLLPSTPRQIALYNALGKPIPMFAHVPIVLDVMGQRLAKRNRSITLRAMREAGVAAEEILGVIGYLAGFCDTCQPISLDNLTDRFELAKVPKHPVRLDAMSARVLHLRDVGANEEAG; this is translated from the coding sequence GTGCGACGGGGCCGGTTTGCACCTAGCCCGACGGGCGAGTTGCACATAGGAAACGCGTTTACGGCTGTATTGTCTTGGTTACAGATGAGATCTGCCTTTGGCGCGTTCGTGCTGCGTATTGAGGACATCGATGGGGCGAGATCGAAATCGGAATATGTACAGCAGACCTTAGCTGATTTGCGCTGGCTTGGTTTGGATTGGGATGAGGGTCCCGACGTCGAAGGGCCCTACGGGCCGTATTGTCAGCAGGAACGGCTTTCGCTTTATGAGGAAGCACTGTCGCAGTTAGAGGCGCATGGGCGGCTGTATCCGTGCTTTTGTAGCCGCGCGCAATTGGCGCAGGTCGCGTCCGCGCCACACGGATTGTTTGCTGATGAGCCGCGATATCCGGGAATTTGCCGAGATTTGACGCCAGCACAACAGGCTGAATTGGCAGTGCACAAGCATCCGGCGCTGCGGTTTCGCGTGCCTGAAGGGGAAATCTCCTTTGTCGATGCGGTTGCTGGCGTTCAGCGAGTGGATATGGCGATGGGCGGAGATTTTATTGTCCGCCGCGCCGACGGTGTGTTTGCGTACCAGCTCTCGGTGGTGGTCGACGACGCCGAGATGGGTGTGACGGACGTGTTGCGCGGGATGGATTTACTGCCTTCGACGCCACGTCAGATTGCGTTGTACAATGCGCTCGGCAAGCCGATCCCGATGTTCGCCCATGTGCCGATTGTCTTGGATGTCATGGGACAGCGGCTGGCGAAGCGCAATCGCTCCATTACGCTGCGGGCGATGCGCGAAGCAGGTGTAGCTGCTGAGGAAATTTTAGGCGTGATTGGTTATTTGGCTGGTTTTTGCGACACATGTCAGCCGATTTCTCTAGATAATTTGACTGATAGGTTTGAGCTCGCGAAAGTGCCCAAACACCCCGTTCGATTGGACGCGATGTCTGCACGGGTCCTTCACTTGAGGGATGTGGGCGCAAATGAGGAGGCAGGATGA
- a CDS encoding aldo/keto reductase, protein MKYNYLGRSGLKVSALGLGTNSFGGRADEATSIRILNEAIERGINFIDTANIYTNTASETIIGKALAGGKRKDVILATKVGMPRGEAPNAGGSSRREIMEQIDESLRRLQTDYVDLYQIHTLDAKTPLEETLRALDDLVRAGKVRYIGASNYQAWELMKALNISEREHLSRYVAIQPCYSLADRTVEVELEPLCLSEGVGMIPYFPLAGGILTGKYAGGQTPSGSRIEKEPHFKQRLDEQRIALGDAVQSLAQELGTTAGALSIAWLMHRPSVSTVIVGASRPEQVADNAVSTQIELSAETLQRLDELSEPFKYTRPFAVFRPLA, encoded by the coding sequence TTGAAATACAACTATTTAGGCCGTAGTGGTCTCAAAGTCTCCGCACTGGGCCTTGGCACCAACTCGTTCGGCGGCCGCGCTGACGAAGCGACGTCTATCCGCATCCTCAACGAAGCGATTGAACGCGGTATCAACTTCATCGACACCGCGAACATCTATACCAACACGGCTTCCGAGACCATCATCGGCAAGGCGCTCGCAGGCGGCAAGCGCAAAGATGTCATCCTCGCCACGAAGGTCGGCATGCCCCGTGGGGAGGCGCCGAACGCGGGCGGATCGTCACGGAGAGAGATCATGGAACAAATCGACGAGAGCCTTCGCCGCCTGCAGACCGATTATGTAGATCTCTACCAGATACATACCCTCGATGCGAAAACGCCGCTCGAAGAGACGTTGCGCGCCTTGGATGACCTCGTTCGCGCCGGCAAAGTTCGCTACATTGGCGCTTCCAACTACCAAGCTTGGGAGTTGATGAAGGCGCTCAACATCAGCGAACGCGAACACCTCAGCCGCTACGTGGCGATTCAGCCGTGTTATTCGCTGGCAGATAGAACCGTAGAAGTGGAACTAGAACCACTCTGCCTCTCGGAAGGTGTCGGCATGATTCCGTATTTCCCGCTCGCAGGTGGCATTCTGACCGGCAAATACGCTGGTGGTCAGACGCCAAGCGGCTCGAGAATAGAGAAAGAACCTCACTTCAAACAGCGCCTCGACGAACAGCGTATCGCACTCGGCGACGCGGTTCAGTCGCTGGCTCAAGAACTGGGGACGACCGCCGGGGCCTTGTCAATCGCTTGGCTGATGCATCGCCCGTCTGTGTCGACGGTCATCGTCGGCGCTTCGCGTCCTGAGCAAGTCGCCGACAACGCAGTGAGCACACAGATTGAATTGTCTGCCGAGACGCTGCAGCGCCTTGACGAGTTGAGCGAACCGTTCAAATACACGCGCCCATTCGCTGTATTCCGCCCCTTGGCTTAA
- a CDS encoding cysteine hydrolase family protein: MRKEALLIIDMSNDFVADDGSLTAGKRAQAIVPYILQVSKQMRDNGNLVVICMDTHQPDDSHFQEWAPHNVVGSWGHRLYGELEAWYESAKDDSDVLFVPKQSYNAFHRTGLADKLRERGVDTVHITGVCTDICDFLTAAGAYDEGFQTVVHRRGCATFTANHDTFIEQMALCFHTKIVD, from the coding sequence ATGAGGAAGGAAGCGCTGTTAATCATTGATATGTCGAACGACTTCGTCGCAGATGACGGTAGTTTGACTGCTGGCAAAAGGGCGCAGGCCATTGTTCCCTACATTTTGCAGGTCTCGAAGCAGATGCGGGACAACGGGAACTTGGTGGTCATCTGCATGGACACACATCAGCCAGATGATTCGCACTTTCAGGAGTGGGCGCCGCATAATGTTGTCGGATCGTGGGGGCATCGGCTGTATGGCGAGCTCGAGGCGTGGTATGAGTCCGCCAAGGACGATTCGGACGTCCTCTTTGTTCCAAAGCAGAGTTACAACGCTTTTCATCGGACAGGACTCGCGGATAAACTTCGGGAACGCGGCGTGGACACGGTTCATATCACGGGTGTTTGCACCGACATTTGCGATTTCTTGACTGCGGCGGGCGCTTACGACGAGGGGTTTCAAACGGTCGTTCACCGGCGCGGTTGCGCGACCTTCACTGCGAATCACGATACGTTTATAGAGCAGATGGCGCTTTGTTTCCACACCAAGATAGTCGATTGA
- a CDS encoding CDP-alcohol phosphatidyltransferase family protein, translated as MKFTDTYFFRCADSPYVRHPKPWDTYTTLPLSVPISEWLCKTRLTPNAISVISMLFAIASAVVFYFATPLALVMGAILFHISYILDCADGYKARKMNMASKVGHWIDHTFDEIKKPILMIGIYAGQYEHLGSLPLWAWIGGFLYLFSRVLVKTDSTVKKAPSEADSEPDRKLTRAAGSNMLLTPRQQWLFRHFGIVILFTSIEAQAIAFVVGPICQLPMLGFLVAGSLSILWVLVVDGVLYWRRQLRAQARAKSERDLGVR; from the coding sequence GTGAAGTTTACAGATACCTATTTCTTTCGTTGTGCTGACAGTCCATACGTGCGCCATCCAAAGCCGTGGGATACGTACACAACGCTGCCGCTGTCCGTTCCGATTTCGGAGTGGTTGTGCAAAACGCGTTTGACACCAAACGCTATTTCGGTCATCTCGATGTTGTTCGCCATCGCGTCAGCCGTGGTGTTCTACTTCGCCACGCCGCTCGCGCTCGTCATGGGTGCCATCTTGTTCCACATCTCGTACATCCTCGACTGTGCGGACGGGTACAAGGCGCGCAAAATGAACATGGCGTCGAAAGTTGGCCACTGGATAGACCATACGTTTGACGAAATCAAAAAGCCCATTCTCATGATTGGCATTTATGCAGGTCAGTACGAACACCTCGGTTCGCTGCCGTTATGGGCCTGGATTGGCGGATTTCTCTACTTATTTAGCCGCGTTCTCGTAAAAACAGACAGCACCGTAAAAAAGGCGCCATCCGAAGCAGACTCTGAGCCTGATCGGAAACTGACGCGCGCGGCGGGATCGAATATGTTGTTAACACCCCGTCAGCAGTGGCTGTTCCGCCACTTCGGCATTGTCATTTTATTTACGTCAATTGAAGCGCAAGCTATCGCCTTTGTCGTCGGCCCAATTTGCCAGCTGCCCATGCTTGGCTTCCTGGTGGCAGGCTCCTTATCAATCCTGTGGGTTCTCGTCGTCGATGGCGTATTGTACTGGCGCCGCCAACTTCGCGCACAAGCGCGTGCCAAGAGCGAGCGAGATCTCGGCGTCCGTTGA
- a CDS encoding FTR1 family iron permease, with translation MVHTVQKTLGIRRLLVLAAAVIVVGVLVWQGVTANGNPDPTNKHLSHGAAIVDTGILVFREGLETILVLSAITASLIRTRQVYWRPISSGAGLAFAATIVTWFVVVGIISLVGQTTPELDIQAGTGLLAIIVLLIVMNWFFHRIYWTGWISMHNRKKKEIITTLESSSESGADSSALETAKSVAYKGLLVLGFTSVYREGFEVDLFLQSTRMQLGSGVVVIGAAIGLFLSLIVAVLTFLAHRKLPYKKMLVLTGVMLGVVLLVMVGEQIQEMQLAGWMGTTTIPVHIPDWVGLWFCVFNNVQGIIAQIIAALFVIGSYFGAQYARVWKPRRQHAKNATA, from the coding sequence ATGGTACATACCGTCCAAAAAACCCTCGGCATACGCAGGCTGCTCGTGTTGGCTGCAGCTGTGATTGTCGTCGGTGTCCTGGTCTGGCAAGGTGTCACAGCGAACGGCAATCCAGACCCAACGAACAAACACCTCAGTCATGGCGCTGCCATTGTCGACACAGGCATCCTCGTATTCCGGGAGGGCCTGGAAACGATTCTCGTCCTGTCCGCCATCACGGCGAGTCTCATCCGCACTCGACAGGTATACTGGCGGCCCATTTCAAGCGGTGCGGGCCTCGCATTTGCCGCGACTATCGTCACCTGGTTTGTCGTCGTCGGCATCATCTCATTAGTCGGCCAAACCACCCCTGAGTTGGACATTCAGGCTGGTACTGGACTGCTCGCGATTATCGTGCTGCTTATCGTCATGAACTGGTTTTTCCATAGAATTTATTGGACCGGTTGGATCTCGATGCACAACCGCAAAAAGAAAGAGATTATCACCACACTGGAGTCTTCCTCGGAATCCGGTGCCGACTCGTCCGCACTGGAAACAGCGAAGTCGGTCGCCTATAAAGGACTGCTCGTCCTCGGCTTTACTTCCGTCTACCGCGAAGGCTTTGAAGTGGATTTATTCCTTCAGAGTACGCGGATGCAGCTCGGGTCTGGCGTAGTCGTCATCGGCGCAGCGATTGGCCTGTTCTTGTCGCTCATCGTCGCCGTGCTCACATTCCTCGCACACCGCAAGCTGCCATACAAAAAGATGTTGGTACTCACGGGTGTCATGCTGGGCGTCGTTCTACTCGTCATGGTGGGCGAACAGATTCAGGAGATGCAGCTTGCTGGCTGGATGGGCACAACCACCATTCCCGTACACATCCCCGATTGGGTGGGTCTCTGGTTCTGCGTATTCAACAATGTCCAGGGCATTATCGCGCAGATTATCGCCGCGCTGTTTGTCATCGGTTCCTACTTTGGCGCACAGTACGCTCGCGTTTGGAAACCCCGTCGACAACATGCCAAAAACGCCACGGCGTAA